TGCTTTTTATAAAAATGTTGCATTAGTTGATACAGTAAAAAAAGCAGAAAGTGGATTAAGAGAAGAAGTTGCAAATGCATTATTTAAAAGAGCAGTAAATCAAGATGATACTACAGCTCTTATATTTTTAGCAAAGAGATTAAACCTTTATTGTAGTTCTATAAATATTGAAGTAAAAGACAGCAAATCGGCTTTAGATGGATTATCTAAATTAATTAATGCAAATATACCTTTAGAACAAAAAAACTCTTTGAAGAGTATTATTGAGTCTTATTTAAAAGGTGTTGAAATAGTAGAGTTAGAAGATAGAATCTTAAAATTGGAGGAACAATATGAACAAGTTAAAAAATAGATTAGGTAAATTAGAAGAAGTTTCTATATCTAAAAATGATAATGAATGCATAATAAATATAGTAGAACTTCCCTCTTGGTTTATTAGTTTAAATACTAATTCTAGTTCAGTCATTTATAAAGGAGAACATTTTCTTAATGATTCAAATTTAGAAAAAAATTTAAGAAAAAAATATCCATATGAAAATAAGTTTACAGTTCATAAAATACCTAATTGGTTTATTTAAATATGAAAAAATATGGTGTGCGATTAAAAAGACTAGAGAATATAAATAAATTAACAAAAGACAAAATTAATAAATTGTATTTAGAATATATATCATTAATTCTTAGAGGGAAAATAAATGAATCTACAGAGGAAATGAGAGAGGTATTTAAATTAATGAATATCGAAAGTGAAGAGTTAAGAGTTTGGCTTCAAAAAGGCTCAACTCTATAATATTGCAAAAATAAAATAAAGGAAATAAAATGAAATCAGTAACAACAGCATTAGGGATAAATTTAAAAAACATCTCTTCTCAAATTAACAACCTATTAGCCTTTTTAAATACTTCAAAGGACCTAATCAATTCTTATGCAAGTTCTGCAAATAGTGCAACAACAAGAAGTACATATGATGAATATGTAAGTAAATACACAGCAGAAAAACAAAACTTTGAAACTCTACTTTCAACTTATGAAGAACTTGGAGGTAAATATAATATTTCATTAGAAAAATATAACACTCTTACTTTTTCAGAAAAAGCAAGAGTAATAAGTTATAAATTACCAAACCCTAAAGACAAATTTGAGTGGTTAGCAGGAGGAGAGTTTTATAATCAAAAGAATCCAGGAGGTTATGTTTGGAGTGCTACTAATCCACTTGCTCCTGATGAAAAACCAAGTTCTAATGACTTGGGATATGTGATAAATAAAGGTAATATTCATCCATATTTAAATGAGGGATTCACAGAAGTACAAAGCGAAATGAGAGGTTTCGAATTTCTTGATTTATTAGGAGACTATAGAGACACGCAAGTAGTATCTTATGGTGTAACCCTAACAGTAGTAACAAGTGGGGGAACTTTTGAATATAGTAATTATGTTGATGATACAAGTGGGATTGATGGAGAGGGGTTAGGCTTTGCAAATGTTTCCCCATCAAATATGGGAGTTACTGCCGTTGCCAATATTATGAGTATGCCTGGTATGGATTTAAGGTCTTTAAATGCTATGGGCTTTGCACAATACACAATTACAAACATGATAAATGGTAAAACATTTACATCACCAAAAGAACAAATTGGGAATATGATTTCGTCCTCTTTATTTAATACTGCAGAAAATATAGCAGCACAGAAAACTACAATTGCACTTTCAAAAGCATTGGGAATAAAAAGTACTATTGCTATGGGGATTATGAATATAGGGCTAGGTATGGTTATAGGTGAGTTTATGGAAATAGCAATAGGATATGATAATAGTTTTGGTTTTGGTGGGGAAATTGTAGGTGCAATCAATGGAAAAGTAACCCGTACAGAGCCTGTAAGTTTTACACAAGGAGTAAGTGATCTCTTTAATTCTGTGATTGGAAATGAAACAAAGCAAGGTGTAGTTGATGAAAAAGGAAATTTTCTAGGTAGTATGAATCCAAATTATGGAATAAGTACATTTGGTAACTTTAGCCAATTATCAAGAGGTATTGATTCAATGGATTCATTGAATGGAGCTTTTGGAATAGGTGACTTTGATGCTGCTGTTGATTTTAATTCTACTTTCGGTGGTTTTAAAGCAGCAGAAAGAAATATGGGGCTAGATGATTTTAGTGGTGATGGAGATAGTGGAAGTAGTGAAAGTGATTTTGGAAGTTCTAATAATCCAGGTGGTGGAGTTGGTGCATCAGGTAGAGGAGAAGGCGGAGTGGGTGGCTTCGGTGGAGGTATGTAAAAATAAAACTAGGTGGGAAAGGGAACAGTTTAGACTTAGAAAAGATTTTGTATTATTAAATAAAAGAGGATAAGTCATGAGTGATATTATTGTATATGCAGTTACTATTGTTGTATTAGTTGCTTTAGAAACCTTTCTTTATTCTAAATACTCAAAGTGGAAAGAATCTAAAAAGAAATAAGTGTTTATTTTGAGTTGCATTTAATTTTATAATAAATAAGAATAGAATTTACATGGAATAAAGAAGAATATTTTTTAACACAAATTTTTGGATTGAAGTTATAAAGTTGTTAAAAGGCATAGAATAATATAATTTAGTGAATTATATAAAGGTTTGAAATGAGATATTATTTTTTATCCTTGATTATATTTGTTCCATTATTTGCATGGGATGGTTATGATTACGACAAAGACTCATATGTAGAAATAGGGAAAGATAATCTTGTTAGAAGTGGTAAAGATATTGAATACTATGATTATAATGATAGTCAATATAAAGATGCGGAAGTTCAAAGCATACAAGATAATGGAAGTAGTGTTGAAGTAGAGGTTTATGATTATGAAAACAACGAATATAGAACATTTGAAATGGATAAATAGTATTTTTTTTATAAAAGATGATAAATGAATAAAGAAACTATATTAAATTTTTTAACGAAAGAATGGCTAATTTATGTATCAACATTTCTATTAGTTATATCATTTTTGATATTGTATTATCAAAATTTTGGATATTTTATTAACAATCCTAAAAAATATATAATTGGCTTTACTCTTTATGTTTATCCTTTTATTATTGCTCTAAGGTTTACAGTTTTTTCAATACAATACTTATATAAAAAAAAGTAGATTAATTTATTATTTTAATCTTCCTTTTCCTAACCTTAATCTTCCCCTCCCTTTTTTTTAAAGGTATTTTTTGTTAAGTTTAAAAAGATTGACTTTTAGGAATAGGTTTTGTTATAATATTTTCATTATTAGGATGTGGAACTGTATTGTGTGCATTGTTAAAAGGTACAGTCGTCCCCTGATGCGAGGAAAGTGTAATTGGCGGTACACCCCCATCCTTTTTAATCACATTCTTTATGTACTTAGGTTTACTTGTACTAAATCCAGAAACTATATTCCCACTGTTTTGATCTGCAACAATTATGTTATCTTTGCCTCTTATTTTTGATGAAATTAACCTTGTATTATCACTTGTTCCATCTGCATATACAGTTGGTTTCCCTAATGCCTTATCAATAAGTCTCTTTAAATGAGCACTCTTTGTTATATAGCCTGTTCCTTATGTTTTGCATCATTATTATAATCTCTTTGTGTTGCTTGAGATTCAAGTCCACCAACTGCACCACCTCCAAAAGTTTGAGAACTGCTTGAATTAATTATTCTTGAACTACTATCTTGATTTTTTGTAATATCTTTTGTTATACTTTCAGTATTAGAAGCAATTGAACCTGATTTATAATCCATATTTGGAGAAGTTTCAGCAGACCCGCCATGTCCTAGCTTAAAAGAAGGATTTGAGGAATCTAAGGTTGAGCCCTCCAATTGCTTATATATATTATCTTTTTATTGCATAGTTAAGTTCTTCTTTTGTTATCTATTAAAACCCATCGACGAATAATTATCATCATCTAATTGGTTCTTTTTTTTAATTTCTTCCTCTTTTATAGAAATTATATTTTCTAAACATTGTTGACTATTCCCACATTTGTTGATGTCGTATTCACTTACACCTAATTCTTTTGCTTTATTTCTTAATTTTAGAACGGTAGAAGAGTATTTTACTGGTTGTAGTTGAAGTTCAGGTTTGTCTGTATTTTGTGCCATTACTGCCCTTTTTATTTGTATTATAACAAATTAATAATTATTAATTACAAACTCCAGCATCTTTTATCAATTGTTTAAGTTTTTTACATTTTTTATTTTCTATATAAAGATTTAACCAACTCTCTACCCAATAAGGAATTTCTCTACCATTAGTATTCCAATTGTTTACAGCTTGTCCCGAAGTACCTACAAGTTCTGCAAAAGTTGTTTTATTTAATTCTGCCAATTTTAGTTTTTCTTTAAATATATCATTATTCATTTTTTACCTTTAAATATAATCATATAAGTATAACAAAATATATAAAATTAATCAAATGATTATTATTTTAAGTTTATTTTAATAATCAAAAGATTATACTTTTATTATATAAAATAATCATTTAATTATATAAGGATTCAAAATGTACACAAATACTTACCCAATATTTGAAGAAATAAAAGAAGAAATCTTAAAACAAGACTTAATGGAGATTATAGAAAGTGCAATAAGTTTATATGATGGGAATATCAATTTAGCAATTCAAGATTATATAGAAGCAGAATATGAACTTGTAAAAGAGTTTGATTATGACTATGCATATGATAGTTATAAAGATAATCTATTAACAGCTTAGGAGGAAACAGTTATGCAATTATCAAAATATAAAGCAGATGAATTAATAAATAAGACAAGAGGAAAAATATTTAGCTGTTCATTTATAAAAAAAGATGGAACCATAAGGAATATAGTAGCAAGATTAGGAGTACATAAAAATCTAAAGGGAGGCAAAAATGGTGAAAACAAAACAAATAGTTTAATAACTGTTTTTGATATGTTAAATGGTGGTTATAGAATGATAAACCTTGAAACTCTAATTAATTTAAAAGTTAGAGGTGTTTATTATCAAATAGTATAAAAGGATTAGTATGAAAATAAAAGCTTATTTAACAAACGGTAGTTACAAGATAGTTAGGGTTTTAGTTACAGATGATGTAAAAGCGATAGCAAGAAAATATGAAAGATGGGAGTATGTATTATGAATTATGAAAAATGGTGTGTATTAGTAGGAGAATTACTTGATTGTATAGAGTTAGCTGAAAAACTTGATAACGATGTATTAAAAAGAGCATTACAAGAGAAACTAAATAGAACACATGAACTAATAGGTGATGATATAGAAATAAAATAATAAATCAAAATAGATATAAAAGAGGCATAAGAAAAGTTATGCCTCTTTTATGGTTGAAAAATTAATATTTTTATTTATTTAAATGCTGAGAGCTTTTTATAATTTTTTAGATTAGTTATGAATTAATATTTATTTTAATAAAACAATTAAAAAATATAAGACAAATTCACTTTAAGTTACATTAGAAGTTACATTTTAAAATAAAAATTTATATAAATACCTTAAAAATAGGCTTTGTAGCTTGTTAGTTAGTCCGACTAGCGTACCACCTCACAATCTAATATAATCTAAAAAAGCACAATAAATCCCTTGAAATCCAACTTTAAAGAGAATAATAAAGAATACAATGGAAGCAGTTGTTTCCGAATATTTAAAATAAAAATTATAGGTAAACTATTTGGAAAAGAGGCAGAAAATACTAGTTTTGGTAATATTTTATTAGAAGGCAGAAAAAACTATTTATTCTATTTTCCCTCCCATATTTTCAGCATATTGGTCTCCCCATTTTCTCATTGTTTCAAATATTTCAACAAGTCTTTCTCCATGAATTGTAAGTGAATATTCGACTTTAGGTGGAACTTCTGGAAATACAACTCTTTTTATTAAGGATACTTCTTCTAGAGATTTTAACTTTCTATTGATTGTTCTTTGTGAAGTATCTGGAATTCTTTCGGATAATTCGCTAATTCTCAATGGTTTAATTGATAAATTCCAAAGTATTAGAAACTTCCATTTATCATCAACTATCTCCATAGGAATATTGCATGAACATTTATATTGTTTTCCATTTAGTTCAATCATGTTTATCCTTTTTTATATTTTAGCTAATAATTTAAAAAAAGTCAATTACGACATAAAAGTCACTACTTGACAATAATGTCGTAATTGGCTAATATTCCAGAATTAAAAAAAAAGGGATGAGAATGAATCAAAAAAATAGTTATTTTAAATTCTTAAAATATTCACTAATATCTATTATTTTTAGTAGCGTATTAACTGGTTGTTTTGCAGGAAATGATGAAAAACAAGTAATGGAAAAACAAGTAGTAGCTCCAATGCCTGTTTCAGTGTATAAAGTGGTTTTACAAGATATACCAATTAACTTGGAATATCCTGCAAAAATTAGAAGTGTTAAACAAGTTAATATTGTAGCAAGAGTTAGTGGAATTTTAGAAAATAAACACTTTAAAGAGGGAAGTTTTGTAAAAGAAGGCAAGTTGTTATATCAAATTGATTCTTCTCGTTATGAAGCTTTGCTTAAAGAGGCTCAAGCTCAAAAAGAGGTTGAAGAGGCAAATTTAAAAGTAGCTACTAGAAACTGGAATCGAATTAGCAAGTTATTTACACAAAATGCAATAAGTCAAAAAGATAGAGATGAAGCCTTATCAAGTTATGAAATAGCAGAAGCTAAGTTAAAGTTATCACAAGCAACTTTGAGAAAAGCGCAAATTGATTTTAATTATACAAACGTAAAAGCAACAATTAGTGGTATGACAAGTTTTAATGCACAAGATATTGGTAGTTATGTTGGGAATAATAGCGAAACTATGACATTAACAACAATTACACAGATGGATCCTATTTATGCTGAGTTTTCTTTACCTGATATTGATTTACTTAAAAAAAGATATGGCTTAAATAATGGTACTTGGAATGATATTGCTCAAGCGAAATTGGCTGTTCACATAATAATGCCAGATAATAGCGAATATAAAGATATTGGTAGTTTAGATTTTCTTGATAGTTTTGTTGACAATGAAACATCTACAATAAAAGCAAGAGCAACATTTTCTAATAAAAGTAATACTTTAATTCCAGGATTATTTGTAAGAGTAGATATAAAAGGTTTGATTTATAAAGGTGCTATCGCTATTCCACAAAAAGCACTACTTCAAGATGCTTTAGGCTCTTATGTATTAGTTGCAAAAGATGGGAAAGTTGTCAAAGTTGATGTCAAAGTTGGTAGTACATATAAAGATAAATATATTATTGATAGTGGTTTAGAAAATCAAGATTTAGTAATTACTAATAATCTTACAAAGTTACGTCCAGGTGTACTAGTAAGTGCATCGACAATTAAGGAATAAAAATGTTTTCTAAATTTTTTATTAATCGTCCAATCTTTGCTACGGTTTTATCTTTGGTGATTATTATTGCAGGTTTAATGGGTATAAGAGGTTTACCAATTGAAGAATACCCTCAAGTAATACCTCCACAAGTTACAGTTCAAGCTACTTATAATGGAGCAAGTGCAGAAACTATTTCTAAAACAGTAGCTGCTCCAATAGAACAACAAATTAATGGTGTTGAAGATATGATTTATATGTCTTCTACTGCTTCATCAGCTGGTACATTACAAATTAATGTTTATTTTAAAATTGGTACAGATCCAGATCAAGCTGCTGTTAATGTAAATAATAGAGTACAAGCTGCTTTGGCTAATTTACCAAGTGAAGTACAAACTCAAGGGGTAACTGTTCGTAAAAAGTCTGAATCTATTATAGAATTTATTGCTTTGCAATCTCCAAATAATTCTTTTGATCAAATTTATATGGCTAATTATGCTTTAGTTAATATTCTTGATGAATTAAAAAGAGTTGAAGGTGTTGGTGATGCAGCGCTATTTGGTAATTATGATTATTCAATGCGTATTTGGATGAAACCTGATCAATTATCTAAATATAATCTTACACCAAATGATGTGATTTCAGCTATATCAGAACAAAATTCACAATTTGCAACAGGAAGATTTAATCAAACACCCTCTAAATCAACTCAAGCATTTACTTACACTGTTACTACTCAAGGTAGATTTGACAAGGTAAAAGAGTTCGAAAATATTATTTTAAAATCAAATAAAGATGGTTCAACTCTTCGAATTAAAGATGTGGCAAGAGTAGAACTAGGTGCTAAATCTTATGACGTTACAGCAACACTTAATGGTAAACCAATGGTACCTATTGGAATATTTTTACAATCAGGAGCAAATGCTTTAGGTACTGCACAAAGAGTTGATGCAGTCATGAAAAAATTATCAAAAACTTTTCCTAAAGGTTTAGAATACAAAGTGCCTTATGATACTACAAAATTTATCAAAATATCTGTACAAGAAGTGGTTAAAACGCTTTTAGAGGCATTATTATTAGTTGTATTAATTGTATATCTTTTTTTACAAAATATTAGAGCAACTATTATTCCTGTTATTGCTATTCCTATTTCTATTATTGGTACATTTGCAGGAATGTATGTACTTGGGTATTCAATCAATCTTTTAACACTTTTTGGACTGGTTCTGGCTATTGGTATTGTTGTGGATGATGCTATTATTGTTATTGAAAATGTTGAACGAATTTTGCATACGAGACGTGATATTTCAGTTAAAGATGCCACTATTCAAGCAATGAAAGAGGTAACTGGACCGGTTATTGCTATTGTACTTGTTCTTTGTGCTGTATTTATTCCAGTTACATTTATGGGTGGATTTACAGGGTCAATGTATCAACAATTTGCAGTTACAATTGTAATTTCAGTTGTAATTTCAGGTATGGTAGCCTTAACATTAACTCCTGCTTTATGTGCAATTTTTTTAAGAAAACATGAACCCAAACCATTTTGGTTTATGAGAAAGTTCAATGAATTTTTTGATCGTCTTACTAATATGTTTACAAAAGGTGTGAGTAATGTAATTCGTCATGGAGTTATAAGTATTATTATATTTGCTGCCTTAATGGGAATTACATATCAACTTTTCCAAAAAGTGCCATCAAGTCTTGTACCAATGGAAGATAAGGGTTATTTAATTTCTTTTGTTAATTTACCACCAGCTTCTACTTTAAGTCGTACGCGTGATGTTATGAGTGAAGTTGACAATATAGCTTTAAAAAATAAAAACTTGATTGATTCAGTTGTTATTTCAGGATATGATTTTATTAGTGGAGCAAGAAAAACGAGTTCAGCAACAGACTTTCTTATATTAAAAGATTGGGATGAAAGAAAAGATTCTGCTCAACACTCCATGGAGTTAAGTAAAGTATACAATGGTGCTTTTTCACAAATTGCAGCTGCGAGTATCTTTACTGTAAATCCACCTCCAATTTTTGGATTAAGTCTTACAGGTGGATTTGAAATGTATTTACAAGATAGAACAGGTGGTTCGTTAAATGACTTAAATAGTGTTGTTCAAAAAGTAATCGATGCTGCAAGAAAACGACCAGAATTAACTATGGTAAGAAGTACACTAAACACAGCTGTTCCACAATATGAAATGACACTTGATCGTGAAAAAGCAAAATCATTAGGAATTTCTATTAATGATGTATTTAAAACACTTCAATCAACTTTTGGTACATATTATGTAAATGATTTTAATTTATTTGGTAGAACATATCAAGTAAATGTTCAATCAGATACAGATTTTAGAGAAAAACCTGAAGATATGAAAGATGTATTTGTTAGATCAAATTCTGGAAAATTGATTCCTATTAGCTCTTTAGTAAAATATAAACGTAGCATTGGACCTGATGTTGTTGATAGATTTAATGTATTTACTGCAGCAAAAATTGTTGGAGAACCTGCTCCTGGATATACATCAGGAGATGCTTTAAAAGCTATAGAGGAAGTTGTAAAACAAACAGCACCACAGGGTTATGTTCCTGCTTGGGCTGGAACATCATTTCAAGAAAAGGCGATGAATGGAAGTGGAACACAAGCCTTTATTTTTGGTATTGTATTTATTTTCTTGATTCTTGCAGCTCAATATGAAAGATGGTTAATGCCACTTGCAGTTGTAACTTCTGTACCATTTGCAGTTTTTGGTGCAATTTTAGCTGTTTATATGAGAGGGTTAAGTAATGATATTTATTTTCAAATTGGACTATTAGTATTGATTGGATTATCAGCTAAAAATGCCATATTAATTATTGAATTTGCAATGCAAGCTCAAAAAAGTGGTAAATCAGTTTTTGATGCAACATTAGAGGCAGCACGTTTAAGATTTAGACCTATTGTTATGACTTCACTTGCTTTTACTATTGGAGTTGTTCCTTTAGTAATTAGTTCAGGGGCAGGAGCGGGAAGTAGACATGCCATTGGTACAGGTGTTCTTGGAGGAATGATTGCAGCAACATGCATTGCAATATTTTTTATTCCACTTTTCTATAATTGGTTAGCTCGATTAAATACAAAATTTACAAAAAAAGGAAAAAAACATGATGAAGAATAATCTTATACTTTTCTCTTTAGTGTCAGTGCTTCTTGCAGGATGTTCTTTATCTCCTAAACTTCAAGTTCCAAAAATGGATTTTCCACAAGAATCTAGTTTAAATTCAAATGAAAATAAAACTTTAATTGATAATACTTGGTGGGAAAAGTATAAGGATAAAAGACTTTCGTTATTAATAGATGAAGCTTTTAAAAATAACTATAATCTACAAGAGACAATGTTAAATATCTCTTTAGCAAGAGCAATTTTAACAAGTAGTACTTCAGATAGATATCCAAGTCTTAATCTTGGAGCTGATGGGGAAAAAACAAGAACTAGTGCAAATACATTTCAAAATAGTAAACACAATACTTATAATGACTTTTCATTAAGTGGTGTTTTAAGTTATGAAGTTGATTTATGGGGAAAAGTTAGAGAAGCACAAAAAGCTTCAAAAGCTTTATTGATTTCTTCTTATGCTCAAAAAGATACAGTAAAATTAGCACTAGCTTCAAATGTAGCAGATAGTTATTTTATTTTAATCAGTTTGTATGAAAAACTTGATGTAATACAAAAGGCAGTAAATGCAAAAGAGGAGAGTTTAAAAATTTCTAATAGCCAATATTCTTCTGGTTTGATTACACAAAATATTTTATTTCAGAAAAAAGCAGAGCTTAACAGAGTTCAATTATTAGAAAATGAGATTAAACAATCAATTAATTTGCAAGAGAGTGCTCTTGCAACATTGATTGGTAAATCTCCTAAAGAAATTATAAATTTTAAAAATGAAAATTTTGCAAAAAAATTGCCTAATGATATTGTTGTACCTTCTAATTTATCATCTGATATTTTAAACAAAAGACCAGATATTCAGGAAGCCGAACAAAAATTAATAGCAACTAATTCTCAAATTGGTGTTGCAAAAGCTGAATATTTTCCTTCAATCTCATTATCTGGAATGTTAGGGTATGAAAGCCTTCAATTAACTAATTTAGTAGGACCAAAATCCGGAACTAATAGTTATGGGGGAAATATTTCTATGCCATTTTTAAATTGGGGGAAAGTTAAAGCTAATGTACAAACTGCTAAAACAAACAAAGAATTAGCAATATTGGCTTATAGACAAACTGTTCAATTGGCATTTCAAGAGGTATATGATGCTTTAAATACAAGACACTCATTATCAGAACGATTAGTGCAACAAACTAACTATGAAAAGAACTTAGAAGAGATTTATAAAATTGCACAAAAGCAGTATAAGAATGGCTATACAGACTATATAAATCTTAAAGATGCCCAATATGATTTTCTTATATCTCAATTAGACACTATAACAACAAAACAAGCACTATTAAGTTCAGGCTTAACTGTTTATAAAAGTTTAGGTGGTGGATGGAGTAAAGATTTCTTTTTAAAACAAGTAAAAGAATAGAAAGATGAATAGAGTAATATAACTTACAAAAAATATAATTGATTTGTATTATCATTTCATTTTGGTATAAAATTAAGAAGTTATTATCTTCTTAATTTATACCAGTTTAAATACTTTTTTAATAATTATTTTAAATTTTCTCCGTTAGTAATAAAAGAAAAAGCTTTATTTCCAGAGTTATTTACCATAACAGCCTGAACTATTGGGTTTGATAGAGTTTTTGAACCTTCCCATTCTACAATAAAATTAGCTCCTGATCCGCCTCTTATGTCATTTAAATCTACAACAAAATCAATTGAAGCCATAGGTTTTAATATATGTGGCTTTGAAACATATGCTTCGAGAAGTTCTCCTTTTGTACTATAATAAGATATTTTATTTATCCACATATTTTGGTTAAAGTCAGTATTTCTAATACTAAGTGTAATTCCCATTAGCTCATATTTTTCATCAGATGTGTAAACATGAGAATATACAGGTACATATACAGTTTCATGTCTATCTATATTTGTCTTAATTCTTTCAGAAGGATAGAAGTGAGAGTACTCTTTTGGCTTCTTTTTATTAGCCTCATTTTCCGTACAGCCAGTTACAATAAATGCAAATAAAAAAATAAATGCAATTATTTTTAGTAAACTAATTCTATTTTTCAAGTTTAAACCTCCAAGAATAATTTAAAACTTTTAATTCTATCAAGAATATGATTAACATATATAGTAATAATAAATAAAAATAAAAAATAGAAGGCTTTATGTATTAGTTTTCCAAATTAGGTGTTTTTCTTTTGGTTGGGCATAAAGGTAACCTTGAGAATAATCAATCCCTAAATCAATAATTAATTGTGCAAGTTTTTCATTGTCGACAAATTCTGCAACGGTTTTGATACCATTAATTTTAGAAAACTCAACAATAAGTTTTATGATATTGATATTATTTTGATTGTTTAGAAGATTTTGAATAAGACTGCCATCAATTTTTAAATAATCAGGCTTTAGTTTTAAAATATTGTTCCAATTAGAGTATCCAGAACCAAAATCATCTAAAGCAACTTTTGTACCATATTGCCTTAATTGATCTGTAAATTGAATCAAAAATTCATAATCCATAATATTCTCTGTTTCTAAAAATTCTATTGTTAAACGCTTTGCAACATTTGGGTAAGAGTCAAGCATTTTAAAAATAAATTCATTTGTATGGTGATTGATAATATCAATATAAGATAAGTTTATAGAAAATTCATCTGTGAGATACTCAAAGTCTTTGAAAGTATGTTCAAAAATGTCTTTTGTAATTTTATGGTAAAGCTTGAATTTTTTTGCCACATCAATAAATAAGTAAGGACTTAACAAAATGTTTTTTTCTTTTATTCTAACTAGGGCTTCATATTTGTATGTCATTTTATTTTTATTGTCATAAATTGCCTGATATACAGGAATAACTCTTTTGTCCTTAAATCCATTTTCTAAGGTAGTTAACATTTCCAATGAATCTGAATTTATATCAATATCTTCATTATAATGATAAATACTTTTATGTATACTATTTCGAGCATATTTTAATGCTGAAAGTGCAGTGAGGTATTTAGGAGC
This portion of the Arcobacter nitrofigilis DSM 7299 genome encodes:
- a CDS encoding DUF5334 family protein codes for the protein MRYYFLSLIIFVPLFAWDGYDYDKDSYVEIGKDNLVRSGKDIEYYDYNDSQYKDAEVQSIQDNGSSVEVEVYDYENNEYRTFEMDK
- a CDS encoding SH3 beta-barrel fold-containing protein — protein: MQLSKYKADELINKTRGKIFSCSFIKKDGTIRNIVARLGVHKNLKGGKNGENKTNSLITVFDMLNGGYRMINLETLINLKVRGVYYQIV
- a CDS encoding winged helix-turn-helix transcriptional regulator, which encodes MIELNGKQYKCSCNIPMEIVDDKWKFLILWNLSIKPLRISELSERIPDTSQRTINRKLKSLEEVSLIKRVVFPEVPPKVEYSLTIHGERLVEIFETMRKWGDQYAENMGGKIE
- a CDS encoding efflux RND transporter periplasmic adaptor subunit yields the protein MNQKNSYFKFLKYSLISIIFSSVLTGCFAGNDEKQVMEKQVVAPMPVSVYKVVLQDIPINLEYPAKIRSVKQVNIVARVSGILENKHFKEGSFVKEGKLLYQIDSSRYEALLKEAQAQKEVEEANLKVATRNWNRISKLFTQNAISQKDRDEALSSYEIAEAKLKLSQATLRKAQIDFNYTNVKATISGMTSFNAQDIGSYVGNNSETMTLTTITQMDPIYAEFSLPDIDLLKKRYGLNNGTWNDIAQAKLAVHIIMPDNSEYKDIGSLDFLDSFVDNETSTIKARATFSNKSNTLIPGLFVRVDIKGLIYKGAIAIPQKALLQDALGSYVLVAKDGKVVKVDVKVGSTYKDKYIIDSGLENQDLVITNNLTKLRPGVLVSASTIKE
- a CDS encoding efflux RND transporter permease subunit — encoded protein: MFSKFFINRPIFATVLSLVIIIAGLMGIRGLPIEEYPQVIPPQVTVQATYNGASAETISKTVAAPIEQQINGVEDMIYMSSTASSAGTLQINVYFKIGTDPDQAAVNVNNRVQAALANLPSEVQTQGVTVRKKSESIIEFIALQSPNNSFDQIYMANYALVNILDELKRVEGVGDAALFGNYDYSMRIWMKPDQLSKYNLTPNDVISAISEQNSQFATGRFNQTPSKSTQAFTYTVTTQGRFDKVKEFENIILKSNKDGSTLRIKDVARVELGAKSYDVTATLNGKPMVPIGIFLQSGANALGTAQRVDAVMKKLSKTFPKGLEYKVPYDTTKFIKISVQEVVKTLLEALLLVVLIVYLFLQNIRATIIPVIAIPISIIGTFAGMYVLGYSINLLTLFGLVLAIGIVVDDAIIVIENVERILHTRRDISVKDATIQAMKEVTGPVIAIVLVLCAVFIPVTFMGGFTGSMYQQFAVTIVISVVISGMVALTLTPALCAIFLRKHEPKPFWFMRKFNEFFDRLTNMFTKGVSNVIRHGVISIIIFAALMGITYQLFQKVPSSLVPMEDKGYLISFVNLPPASTLSRTRDVMSEVDNIALKNKNLIDSVVISGYDFISGARKTSSATDFLILKDWDERKDSAQHSMELSKVYNGAFSQIAAASIFTVNPPPIFGLSLTGGFEMYLQDRTGGSLNDLNSVVQKVIDAARKRPELTMVRSTLNTAVPQYEMTLDREKAKSLGISINDVFKTLQSTFGTYYVNDFNLFGRTYQVNVQSDTDFREKPEDMKDVFVRSNSGKLIPISSLVKYKRSIGPDVVDRFNVFTAAKIVGEPAPGYTSGDALKAIEEVVKQTAPQGYVPAWAGTSFQEKAMNGSGTQAFIFGIVFIFLILAAQYERWLMPLAVVTSVPFAVFGAILAVYMRGLSNDIYFQIGLLVLIGLSAKNAILIIEFAMQAQKSGKSVFDATLEAARLRFRPIVMTSLAFTIGVVPLVISSGAGAGSRHAIGTGVLGGMIAATCIAIFFIPLFYNWLARLNTKFTKKGKKHDEE
- a CDS encoding efflux transporter outer membrane subunit — encoded protein: MMKNNLILFSLVSVLLAGCSLSPKLQVPKMDFPQESSLNSNENKTLIDNTWWEKYKDKRLSLLIDEAFKNNYNLQETMLNISLARAILTSSTSDRYPSLNLGADGEKTRTSANTFQNSKHNTYNDFSLSGVLSYEVDLWGKVREAQKASKALLISSYAQKDTVKLALASNVADSYFILISLYEKLDVIQKAVNAKEESLKISNSQYSSGLITQNILFQKKAELNRVQLLENEIKQSINLQESALATLIGKSPKEIINFKNENFAKKLPNDIVVPSNLSSDILNKRPDIQEAEQKLIATNSQIGVAKAEYFPSISLSGMLGYESLQLTNLVGPKSGTNSYGGNISMPFLNWGKVKANVQTAKTNKELAILAYRQTVQLAFQEVYDALNTRHSLSERLVQQTNYEKNLEEIYKIAQKQYKNGYTDYINLKDAQYDFLISQLDTITTKQALLSSGLTVYKSLGGGWSKDFFLKQVKE